The Myxococcus fulvus genomic interval CGGCCTCCGACTTCCCCATTAATATCCGAGAGCCGGAGCTCGGGGGGGCGTTTGCGCCGGAGCTTGGCTCGACGGTGGCTCTTGCCCCGACAGCTCCGAACCGACCGCAACTAGTTCGACAGACGGGAGAGCGCAACGCCCAGTATGAATTTCTGGTGATCACGGGCCAAAGCTGGTTCTATAAGGAGGCCCCCCTCACGGGACCAGAATGCGCCTTCCACAACTTTCCGATAGCTAAGAAGCGCGGCGTTGCGGGGGTGCAAGGGCGATTCGAGTATGTCGCTGACAGCTTCACAACCTCAGATGATCCTCAGAACTGCGAACACGCGGATCTCCTTGGCGTCCGGCGCTCGCGCTGCCAGATGCTGCAGATCGAATCGCATCTGTGCTGTCGGGCATGCATCTTCCACGGAGTCTGCTGGGATGCCGCTGAGCTCGGTCGGCTCCCCTGCGGAAAGTGACCCTCTGGATTGGTAGAGCAAGGTATCCGTCCGGTCAGCGACGTGGTGTGAGCGGTTGAAGATGGGCGATGTCTGTGCCCGGCGAACGCCGCGACCAGGGAGGTGTTCAGGGAGAGGATTGGTGGTGTGACTCGGGCGGACCGGTGGTCTGCCGGCGCTTCCACTCGTGCGGCAGCAACTCCGCGATGCGCGTGTTGGGATGCGTCTGGATGGGGAGCAGGACGTCAGCCAGGTACGCCTCAGGGTTGACGCCGTTGGCCGCGCAGGTCGCCACCAGGGCGTAGAGGCCCGCGAGGTTCTCACCGGCTGCTTCGTGCCCGACAAAGAGGAAGTTCGTCCTGCCCAGGGCGACCTTGCTTAGCGCCGCCTCCGAGCGGTTGTTGCCCAAAGGCAGTCGCGCGTCCTCGATGAAGTAGATTATTGCGTCCCATTGCTTCGTCGCAAGCCTTGAGTGCGAGCTGTTCAACCGGCGGACCTTCCGCACTCACGCAGAAGCCTTGATGGCCGTCATTCAGTGCATAGAGAGCTGGCACAAACTTCGCCGGAGGCACTCCGCCCTCGGCTATCAGTCTTCCGCCAATTACGATACGAAGTACCGAACTGCGGCTTGCCCCACCAAGCAACTGGGATTCAACGAGACCGGTGTCTCTCCACTCGGACGCTGCCGCGCGCTGCTGAACTCCCGGCACTGACTGCCGGCCGCGTCAGAACAGCGGGCGCCCCTCGGCCAGCCGCCGGCGCACGTCTCGCAGCTGACGGCGCAGCGGCGCCTCTCGGATGGCGGCGGGGGCCAAGCGCATGAAGCGCGCCAGACGCCGGTTGAACTTCTCGAAGGTCTGGGCGTCGGACTCCGTCCACGGCAGCCGCATCAGCGCGCGGAACTCCGGCCCCAGGTAGCCCGAGACCAGTCGCTGCCGCAGCCGCAGGACGGGCGCGGGGATGCGGCGGCCGAGGTACTCAAGTCGCACGATCCGGGAGAGGTAGTCACGCGTGCGCTCGTCCATCGTGAGCCCCGAGATCTCCGCCTGCCAGTACGCCTCGAAGTCGTCGCGGGTCGGCGGCCACGATTCGGGCGGCATCTGCAGGGTCGTGCCGAACACGCTCCCCTGCTGGTAGAACCGCTCCCGGAACTCACCCTTCAGCGGGCCGTGCACGCGTTGGTACGCGTCCTCCGCGCCGACGTACAGGCACGCCGTCACCCAGCGCTGGTGCGCGGGGTCGAACGCGTTGTAGCCGACCGGATGCCCGGGCTCGGAGCGGACACGCGCGTGGGAGACGTTCGTCGCCCGACGTATCGCGGCGCGCTCCTCCGCTCCGCCGAGCATCGTCACCGCGATGTACGCCAGCGTGGTGCGGGCCCGCCGCTTCGGGTTCTTGAAGAGGTTGCCCTCTTCGACCTTGCTCTCCATGACGCCGTAGGCGACTGCCGGTCGGGAGAGCTGCATGATCACGTTCGCCGTGCCGGCGGCGAGGATGAACCAGTTGGCCGCTTGTCGAAGCGCATCGTTCTCCATGGCGTCCAACTGCTGCCGCAGCTGTGCCTTCGTGGTCGAGCCTTCGGCCTCATCGCTCATGGTCATGAACGCACCTGGGTGCATGGGTGAACCGCGATTCACAAGTCACGGCGCACGGGTCAGTCGCTGTTCGGCTCCACGAGCGTAGCCACGAACCGCGCGGTGTGCTTATTGGCAGTTCGATGCTCGCGAGCCGCCGCATCTCGCCGCGGGGCGGGCCGCCGAGAGCAACGTCCAGTTCACGCCGAGCGACTCAAGGTGCCCGTTATTTTCACGAACAGGCCCATCCAGGGGCGTTCCTCGCGTGATTGGATCGCTGGGGCGTCACCGTCAACCCTCTGCCCGGTAGAACCCATGACCATCCAGTACACGCGACACCAGGTCCCGCGTGGGACGTTCCCTGATGCGGAGACCCACGACAAGCTCTACTTGATAAAGAGCGTGTCCGTCCTGCGCGCGACCTACCAAATCCGCCTCCTGGCGTTCAAGGCGGTGGAGATTCGCAAGCGGCTCGTGCTGGTGGTTCCAAAGCACTGCAAGTTCCATTCGTCGCTCAAGACCCTGATTCGGACGACGGGACGAACCATCCAGCGGGAGGCGATGTAATGGGGCTCTATCTCTGTGTCTTCGAGGACGAGGAAGAACTGGAGGGCGTCGAGGTGGGCTCCTACGCTGACTTCGGCGAACTGCGGGACTACGTCACGCGCGAGCTGGAGGGTGGGAAGCAGGGCTCCCGGTTTCCCACGCTCATCCTCCACTCGGATGGTGATGGCGAGTGGTCCGCCGCGGAGTGCCAGACGCTGCGGGATGAATTGACGACCATCGCCACGGAACTGAGCGCTCGCCCCGTGGTCGCGTTCAATTCGGAGTGGCAACGAAACGTGGCGAAGTCCATCGGGCTGGTGCCGAAGAACGCGTTCGAGTCGTTCATCGACGTGGATGGGGAGTTCTTGCTGGAGCGGCTGCGGTGGCTGGCCGACTTCGCGTACCGGCAGCAGCTTCCCATCTTGTTCCAGTGAGGCTGGCGCAGGCGCACTCGTGGGGTGAGGCCGTCGGTTCTTTGGCGACCTCCGGCCCCACTCCACGAGACCTGGGACGTGCCACTCAGCAGCCCAGGTTGCCGCCAGGGCTCACGCCGAGCAGGTTGGCGATGTCCTGATACTTCTGGATGCGGCTCTGCACCTGCCCCGGGTTTCCACCGTTGCACTCCAGCGTGCCATTGATGGTGCGGATGGTCTCACCGAAGCCGGCCCCGTTCACCATGGCGCTGTGCGCAGTCATGCTTCCGGCACCCGTCTGGGTGGTCCAGAACCAGAAGGCGGAGCGCCACGAGGCGTTCGCGTCCTGGGCCAGCAGGTCGGGGTTCGTGTGCAGGGGCAGGTTCAGCGCGGCTCCGGCGGCGCAGTAGTTGCCGTTCCAGGACAGCTGGATGGGCCCTCGTCCGTAGTACTGCTTGCCCGCGACGCAGTTGCACCCCGGCGGGCCCCAGGTCCCACAGTAGGGGCCACGGTTGATCTCCTCGATGTAGACATAGTTCCCGGTCTCGTGCGCCGTGTTGGCGAAGAAGGCCGCCACCTCGCGCTTGCGCGTCTCCAGCGAGCCTGTATTGGCGAAGGCCGGAAAGGTGCTCGCGGCGGCGATGAGGCTGCTGTAGGTGTAGAAGGGGTTCCGGTTCGGGAACATGGCGTTGAACGTGGATTCGCTCAGGATGGCCGCCAGCCCCGTGCCGCCACCTCCGTCGATACGGTCGAACGTCCAGCGCTGGTTCGTTCGCTGCTCGTAGGGGTACTGCACCAGCTCCGTGCCGTTGGCCGTATTGCCCCAGTACACGTCGATGGCCATGTCCGTGTGGCGGGCGCGGATGCTGAACTCACTGCCCACCTCCTTCACGAAGCGGAACTGCTGGTTCGTTCCACCTACGTAGCTCCATTGGTGGACGAGCGCGTTCGCCGCGACGCTGGCCTCCTTGATGTCGAGCGCCTTGTTGCTGTTCACGTTGATGATGCTGAAGTAGCCGCCGGACGTCGGCGTGACGACGAATCGCTGTGCATTGGTCCCGTTGCAATCCCATTGCTGCACCTTGGCGCCGTCCGCCGTGCTCGATGAGTCGACGTCGATGCACTTGTTGGTCATCACCGAACGGATGACGTAGGTGCCCGCGGTGATGGTGTCGACGATGGCGGCGCTCTCCACCTGGCCCACCGGCTCGAGGTCCGCGGATGCTGGCTCGGCGCGATCACAGCCTCCCAGCGCGCTCAGCCCTCCACAGATTCCCAGCAACGCCAGACTGCGTGAAACAAACTTGCCAGACATGATGGTGCTCCTTGTGGTCGACGGTTTCTCGAGCGCTCCACGCCAGGGGCAAGCGGAGGCGCTGGCTCCGGGCGGCCGGGCCACGAACATCATGCATAAAGCAGTAAAACGAGATTAAACCAACAAACCTGCTGGACGGGGAGCGTTGACCAGCAGACGCGCTGTGGCGTCGTAGGTCGATTGATGAGCAATGCACTCGTCCTGGGGTCGCAAGCCACTTCGTGAGCGTTCACCGCTTCTTGTGGCCGCCGCGAGATGAATGGAGGCATCGACGACCCGTGACGTAGAGGGCGAGACCGTGTCCTCCGAGGGCGGATTCAAGACCTCGTGGGTCCTCCTCGTCTGAAATGCCCGGTGGAGAATCCTCGCGGCGCACCGCGACAACTCGCGCTCGGGTCCGTTCGAGGGTGACGGAAGCAAGTGTCACCTGATTGCAAATTCCAGCGGCTTCGCGGCCTTCGCCGCGAGGCCCTGACTCGATTCGAGGACCTCTGTGAAAAGTCTTCAACGCATCTTCCTGCTCGCGGGAGTGCTGCTCCTGTGGAGCGGCTGTCGTGGTGAGTCGC includes:
- a CDS encoding oxygenase MpaB family protein, with translation MSDEAEGSTTKAQLRQQLDAMENDALRQAANWFILAAGTANVIMQLSRPAVAYGVMESKVEEGNLFKNPKRRARTTLAYIAVTMLGGAEERAAIRRATNVSHARVRSEPGHPVGYNAFDPAHQRWVTACLYVGAEDAYQRVHGPLKGEFRERFYQQGSVFGTTLQMPPESWPPTRDDFEAYWQAEISGLTMDERTRDYLSRIVRLEYLGRRIPAPVLRLRQRLVSGYLGPEFRALMRLPWTESDAQTFEKFNRRLARFMRLAPAAIREAPLRRQLRDVRRRLAEGRPLF
- a CDS encoding Imm70 family immunity protein, producing MGLYLCVFEDEEELEGVEVGSYADFGELRDYVTRELEGGKQGSRFPTLILHSDGDGEWSAAECQTLRDELTTIATELSARPVVAFNSEWQRNVAKSIGLVPKNAFESFIDVDGEFLLERLRWLADFAYRQQLPILFQ
- a CDS encoding glycoside hydrolase family 19 protein — its product is MSGKFVSRSLALLGICGGLSALGGCDRAEPASADLEPVGQVESAAIVDTITAGTYVIRSVMTNKCIDVDSSSTADGAKVQQWDCNGTNAQRFVVTPTSGGYFSIINVNSNKALDIKEASVAANALVHQWSYVGGTNQQFRFVKEVGSEFSIRARHTDMAIDVYWGNTANGTELVQYPYEQRTNQRWTFDRIDGGGGTGLAAILSESTFNAMFPNRNPFYTYSSLIAAASTFPAFANTGSLETRKREVAAFFANTAHETGNYVYIEEINRGPYCGTWGPPGCNCVAGKQYYGRGPIQLSWNGNYCAAGAALNLPLHTNPDLLAQDANASWRSAFWFWTTQTGAGSMTAHSAMVNGAGFGETIRTINGTLECNGGNPGQVQSRIQKYQDIANLLGVSPGGNLGC